In Hippopotamus amphibius kiboko isolate mHipAmp2 unplaced genomic scaffold, mHipAmp2.hap2 H_1, whole genome shotgun sequence, a genomic segment contains:
- the LOC130842994 gene encoding protein FAM32A-like — MDAYEQVQKGPLKLKGVTQLGVTKRKKKKKDKDKAKLLEVVGKIQSKEEEEESSGLHKQTPAQKAFEKMQEKRQNKRILKKASKTHKQRVEDFNRHLDALTEHYDLPKVSWTK, encoded by the coding sequence ATGGATGCCTATGAGCAAGTCCAAAAGGGACCACTGAAGCTGAAAGGAGTCACACAGCTCGGTGTgaccaagaggaagaagaaaaagaaggacaaagacAAGGCAAAACTCCTGGAAGTGGTGGGAAAGATCCAaagcaaagaggaggaggaggagagcagtgGACTTCACAAGCAGACCCCAGCCCAGAAGGCCTTTGAGAAGATGCAGGAGAAGCGGCAAAATAAAAGGATCCTGAAGAAAGCATCCAAAACCCACAAGCAGAGAGTAGAGGACTTCAATAGACACCTGGATGCACTCACGGAGCATTATGACCTTCCCAAAGTCAGCTGGACCAAGTAG
- the LOC130843023 gene encoding zinc finger and SCAN domain-containing protein 5B-like: protein MEKPDGGPDKWHVRFRTFSSSQESRPVQDLRRLCELCHLWLRPDLHTKEQMMDKLVLEQFMICMPPEYQVLVKKRGVESCKDLEDVLRNKQKLKKWTVVRVQGQEFLVQDSDVEMFEVEVRDMDGERDLSREPQSLVSVIAPENNQQVSQELLILPGAKGHSRRQDHKGLLPQTTPEKGEMEGLAPKEYLEEDLMEDTEEPRTGQSQEPEHLKGPEGEVSTENGYRRGSLRGLRRFKRKRANSPSSQEVHQEGATSLDKGEFSGQLESHSVCSPSTVGTTSLPEGKETQRWAPCECSVCKKRFPYQSQLTLHQRTHTGERPFKCNICAKGFMQTSDLKVHQRIHTGEKPYCCDLCPKKFTHDSTLRVHKRTHTKEKPFRCEHCDKAFSHRGNLNVHQRTHSGLKPYVCPECHRAFRQLGAFKCHRKTHGK from the exons ATGGAAAAGCCAGACGGGGGCCCCGATAAGTGGCACGTTCGCTTCAGAACATTTAGCAGCTCACAGGAATCTCGCCCTGTCCAGGATCTGAGGAGACTCTGCGAGCTGTGCCATCTGTGGCTGAGGCCAGATCTTCACACCAAGGAGCAGATGATGGACAAGCTGGTGCTGGAGCAGTTCATGATCTGCATGCCGCCAGAGTACCAGGTCTTAGTTAAAAAAAGGGGTGTGGAGAGTTGCAAAGACTTGGAGGATGTGCTAAGAAATAAGCAGAAACTGAAGAAATGG ACAGTAGTCCGCGTGCAAGGACAGGAATTTCTTGTGCAAGACTCGGATGTTGAGATGTTTGAAGTCGAGGTCAGGGACATGGATGGTGAGAGAGACCTATCCAGGGAGCCCCAATCCCTTGTGAGTGTGATAGCTCCAGAAAACAACCAGCAGGTAAGCCAAGAGCTGCTGATTCTGCCAGGAGCCAAGGGACATTCAAGGAGGCAG GACcacaaaggtctcctgccccaGACCACTCCTGAAAAGGGTGAAATGGAGGGTCTGGCACCCAAGGAATACTTGGAGGAAGACCTGATGGAAGACACAGAAGAGCCAAGAACCGGTCAATCTCAAGAGCCTGAACATCTGAAGGGTCCTG AGGGAGAAGTTTCAACCgagaatggatacagaagaggTTCTCTGAGGGGTCTAAGACGTTTCAAAAGGAAACGAGCCAACAGTCCCAGTTCCCAAGAAGTGCATCAAGAAGGAGCCACATCTTTGGACAAAGGAGAGTTCTCAGGACAACTTGAGTCCCATTCCGTTTGTTCACCTAGCACGGTGGGAACTACCAGTCTTCCTGAGGGAAAAGAAACCCAGAGATGGGCACCCTGTGAATGTAGTGTATGCAAGAAGAGATTTCCTTATCAATCTCAGCTTACCCTTCACCAGAGgacacacacaggagagagaCCCTTTAAATGCAACATCTGTGCCAAAGGGTTCATGCAGACTTCGGACCTGAAGGTTCACCAGCGAATCCACACGGGTGAGAAGCCATACTGCTGTGATCTCTGCCCCAAGAAGTTCACCCACGACTCCACGCTGCGTGTTCACAAGAGGACTCACACCAAGGAGAAGCCTTTCCGCTGTGAGCACTGTGACAAAGCCTTCAGCCACAGAGGGAACCTCAACGTTCACCAACGCACCCACTCTGGGCTCAAACCCTATGTGTGCCCCGAGTGTCACAGGGCCTTCCGTCAGCTGGGTGCTTTCAAATGCCACCGGAAAACACATGGCAAATGA
- the LOC130843024 gene encoding zinc finger and SCAN domain-containing protein 5B-like encodes MAEDQTFLQGHGKLPNGPGSESAESVPHQDTLLEKPDCDQETWHVRFRTFSSSEASDPVQDLRRLCELCHLWLRPDLHTKEQMMDRLVLEQFMICMPLECQVLVRETGVQSCKDLEDMLRNKQKPKKWAIVRVQGQEFLVRSSEDETVEAEASDVNDGRDLWPEPQPSVGTIPPENYQQRVWEKVEEVQVDVAARTMGSFGKGQEGTH; translated from the exons ATGGCTGAGGACCAGACATTTCTCCAGGGTCATGGAAAACTCCCCAACGGTCCTGGATCAGAGTCAGCAGAGTCTGTGCCTCACCAAGACACGCTTCTGGAAAAGCCAGACTGTGACCAGGAAACGTGGCATGTTCGCTTCAGAACATTTAGCAGCTCGGAGGCATCTGACCCCGTCCAGGATCTGAGGAGACTCTGCGAGCTGTGCCATCTGTGGCTGAGGCCAGATCTTCACACCAAGGAGCAGATGATGGACAGGCTGGTGCTGGAGCAGTTTATGATCTGCATGCCACTGGAGTGCCAGGTCTTAGTCAGGGAAACAGGGGTGCAGAGTTGCAAAGACCTGGAGGACATGCTAAGAAATAAGCAGAAACCCAAGAAATGG GCCATAGTCCGCGTACAAGGACAGGAATTTCTTGTGCGAAGTTCAGAAGATGAGACGGTTGAAGCCGAGGCCAGTGACGTGAACGATGGGAGAGACCTTTGGCCAGAGCCCCAACCCTCTGTGGGCACGATACCTCCAGAGAACTACCAGCAG AGAGTCTGGGAGAAGGTAGAAGAGGTGCAGGTGGATGTTGCTGCTAGAACAATGGGGAGTTTTGGCAAAGGACAGGAAGGGACCCATTGA
- the LOC130843025 gene encoding zinc finger and SCAN domain-containing protein 5B-like, which translates to MDCLVAPCQDQKGLLPETIPETGEMEGLTLKENLEKDLTEDTEEPRTGQSQEPEHLKGPEGAVLTNSRYRRSSLRGPRRFKRKRANSPSSQEVRQEAVTSLDKGEFSGQLESHSVGSPSTVGPTSPPEGKETQRRAPCECSVCKKRFPYQSQLTLHQRTHTGERPFRCNICAKGFMQTSDLRAHERIHTGEKPYCCDLCPKKFTHDSTLRAHRRTHTKEQPFCCEHCDKAFSHRGNLNVHQRTHSGLKPYVCPECHRAFRQLGTFKRHRKTHGK; encoded by the exons ATGGACTGCTTGGTTGCCCCTTGTCAGGACCAGAAAGGTCTCCTGCCAGAGACCATTCCTGAAACAGGTGAAATGGAGGGTCTGACACTCAAGGAGAACTTGGAGAAAGACCTGACGGAAGACACAGAAGAGCCAAGAACCGGTCAATCTCAAGAGCCGGAGCATCTGAAGGGTCCTG AGGGAGCAGTTTTGACTAACAGCAGATACAGAAGAAGTTCTCTGAGGGGTCCAAGACGTTTCAAAAGGAAACGGGCCAACAGTCCCAGTTCCCAAGAAGTGCGTCAAGAAGCAGTCACATCTTTGGACAAAGGAGAGTTCTCAGGACAACTTGAGTCCCATTCCGTTGGTTCACCTAGCACGGTGGGACCCACCAGTCCTCCTGAGGGAAAAGAAACCCAGAGACGGGCACCCTGTGAATGTAGTGTATGCAAGAAGAGATTTCCTTATCAATCTCAGCTTACCCTTCACCAGAGgacacacacaggagagagaCCCTTTCGATGCAACATCTGTGCCAAAGGGTTCATGCAGACGTCGGACCTGCGAGCCCACGAGCGGATCCACACAGGCGAGAAGCCATACTGCTGTGATCTCTGCCCCAAGAAGTTCACCCACGACTCCACGCTGCGAGCTCACAGGAGGACCCACACCAAGGAGCAGCCTTTCTGCTGTGAGCACTGTGACAAAGCCTTCAGCCACAGAGGGAACCTCAACGTTCACCAACGCACCCACTCTGGGCTCAAACCCTATGTGTGCCCCGAGTGTCACAGGGCCTTCCGTCAGCTGGGGACTTTCAAACGCCACCGGAAAACACATGGCAAATGA